From a region of the Salvelinus sp. IW2-2015 unplaced genomic scaffold, ASM291031v2 Un_scaffold1921, whole genome shotgun sequence genome:
- the LOC112072413 gene encoding DOMON domain-containing protein FRRS1L, whose translation MIFLRSLLQLTVLLVQGSWRGVAPSPTDEGALRASHGDHGEPGHKEPHKDSYSTFASEFLESRHLSDDGYPFPTAPPVDPFARIKVVDCGVTKGCIRYGKPGCDAETCDYFMSYRRIGTDVEYEMSADTDGWVAVGFSSDKKMGGDDVMAVSMTIMGVFVSITSTTWARAKEIKRNPARDEEGVFDNNRVTCRFKRPLYVPREETLVDLHLSWFYLLAWGRYTRVHHTS comes from the exons ATGATTTTCCTGCGCAGCCTGCTACAGCTGACGGTGCTCCTGGTCCAGGGCAGTTGGCGGGGGGTAGCGCCGAGCCCCACGGATGAAGGCGCACTGCGGGCGAGCCACGGAGACCACGGAGAGCCGGGCCACAAGGAGCCCCATAAGGACTCATACAGTACATTCGCCTCGGAGTTCCTGGAGTCTAGACATCTATCGGATGATG GGTACCCCTTCCCCACCGCCCCTCCTGTGGATCCCTTCGCCAGGATCAAAGTCGTAGACTGTGGAGTCACCAAGGGCTGCataag gtatgggAAGCCGGGGTGTGATGCAGAGACGTGTGACTATTTCATGAGTTACCGGCGGATCGGGACAGACGTGGAGTATGAGATGAGTGCTGACACTGACGGCTGGGTGGCTGTAGGCTTCTCCTCAGACAAGAAGATG GGAGGAGATGACGTGATGGCTGTGTCCATGACGATAATGGGCGTGTTCGTATCCATCACTTCTACAACGTGGGCCAGGGCCAAGGAGATCAAGAGGAATCCTGCCAGGGACGAAGAGGGTGTGTTTGACAACAACCGTGTGACCTGCCGCTTCAAACGGCCGCTCTACGTCCCTAGAGAGGAGACACTGGTGGATCTGCATCTCTCCTGGTTCTACCTGTTGGCTTGGGGCCGCTATACCAG GGTCCATCACACGTCATGA